In the Sandaracinus amylolyticus genome, GTTCGAGGGCTGGATCGTCGAGACCGATCACGACGCGTTCGACGTCGCGGTGCCGACGATGTTCGACTTCCGCGATCACGACATGCGCTTCTTCTACGTGCTGCCCTACGACGCGCGCCGCGCGCTGGTCGAGCACGTGCGGATGCGCCCCGAGCCCGCGGAGCGCGCGCTGCGCAGCTACGTGGAGGACGTGCTCGGTCTCCCGTCGGGCTCGTATCGGGTGCGGGCGCGCGAGGGCGGGACGTCGGCGCTCACCGACGCGCCGTTCGAGCGTCGCCTCGGCGCGCGGGTGATGGCGATCGGGCGCCGCGGTGGGCTGCTCAAGCCGACGACCGGCTACGCGTTCACGCGCATCCTCGACGACTCGCGCGCGATCGTCCGCTCGCTGGAGACCCACGGACATCCGTTCGACGTCCCGCCGCGCCGCCGGCTCTACGCGTGGCTCGACGCGGTGATGCTCGAGCTGATGCAGACGCGCGGCGATCGCATGGCGCGGCTCTTCACCGAGATGTTCCGCCGCAACCCCGCGCCGCGCCTCCTGCGCTTCCTCGACGAGCGCGCGTCGTGGCGCGAGCTCGCGATGCTCGTGGGATCGATGCCGATCGGACTGCCGCTGATGGCGGCGATGCGGCTCACGATGCGCCGTCTCTAGAACGAGAGCTCGAAGCCGTCGCCCGTCAGCGCGAGCTGCGCGTCACCGAGATCCGCGACGTACGTGACGCGCGGCGAGCTCGCGCCCACGATCACCACCACGAGCCCGACGATCTGGACCGCGCTCACGATGAACCCGGCGACCCCGACGCCGGTCTGCCATCCGTCGTCGTAGTCGCCCCAGTAGTAGTCGTCGACGTTGCCCCAGCACGCGAAGTGCCCGCCCGCGCCGATCACGCCGCCGATCACCGGCACGAAGTACGCGCCGCCCCAGCCGTTGCAGGGCGTCGGACGCGAGAGCATGTCGATCGCCGCGACGACCGACGGCACGTACCCCGAGAGCAGCAGCGCGGTGCCGCCTCCGAGCACCGGATGGTTGAGCTCGCGTCGCTCGGTCGGAGGCGTCGCGCCCACCGACGCGGCATCGAACGTCACGCGCCAATCGGGCGAAGGACGCGACGGCACGATCTCGCGCAGCGCGCTCGCCGCGTCGAGCGGCGGCTCGGGCGTCGGGGCCACCTGGGGCGTCGGGGCCACCTGGGGCGTCGGGGGCGCGACCGGCGTCGATGCCGTGGGCTCGGGGGCGCGCACGCACCCGCCGCCGTCGCCGAGCCATCCGGCCGGGCACTGCGGCGCGCCGTCGCATCGATTGTGCTCGTCGGACCAGTGCTGGCCCGGCCAACAACAGCGACCGAGCGTCTCTGGCGTGACCACGCGCCCTTCGGCGCATTCCTGCGCGTGGACGCGCGTCGTGATCGCGCCGAGCAAGAGCAGCGTCGCGAGCGAGAGTGGGAGGCGATGCACGGCGAGAACGTGCATCGCGGGCCCACGACTGGTCAACGCTCGCTTGACACCGGTCGTCACGACCGGGATCGTCCGGCCGTGCATCGAACAGCCTGCGCCATCGCGATCTTGTCCTTCTCGTGCATCGTGTCGTGCGCGAACGAAGAGATCGACAGCCACGGCGTGCTCGAGAGCCCGTGCGGCGGAAACGGCGACTGCGAGACCGGGCTCTGCCTGCGGCTCGCCGAGTACTCGATGTGCACCCGCCACTGCAACGATCACTGGAGCGGCCAGTGCCCCAGCGGCTACGCGTGCGCGGGCGACCTCTGCGTGCCGGATCCGACGTCGGCGGCGTGCCGCGACGAGGAGCGCGCGTGCGGCCCCGAGTTCGCCTCGTGCTGCCCCGGGCTCGTCTGCGCGGGATGGCCGGACCTGCCCTGGCACTGCGCGGCGCCGTGTGTGCTCGACGTGGAGTGCCGGAGCGGCTGCTGCGCGAGCGGCGTCTGCGCGCCGCCTTCGTACTGCGACTGATCGCGATCAGAACCGACCGCGCGCCGAGAGCGAGAGCGGATCGAGCTCGACCGTCATCGCCTCGCTCTCGAACCGGATCTCGCCGTGGGTGCCGAGGATGCCCAGCACCAGCGCGGTCGCGCCCACGCCCTGCGCCACGCCGAGCAGCACGAAGAACGCGATGTCGAGCTCGTGCACGCCCAGGTCGACACTGCCGCGGTTCGACACGTAGGCGATCTCGCCGTCGGAGTTGGCGTACGCGCGGCCACTGGGGATCGAGCACTGATCGCGCACCGCGAGGTGCAGCCACGGCCCGAGCACCGGCACGAACGCGATGCCGATCGCGCCCTCGTAACACGGGTTCGCCGTCGACCCGACGGACCAGTCGGAGCTCCAGTACGAATCCGGCGTCGTGATGAGCGCGAACGCGAACGTCGCGACGTAGCTCGCGCCCAGCGTGACGCCGCCCGCGACCACGTTGCCGAGGTCGAGCGGCGCCTGGACGACGCGCGGATTGCGCAGGCCCTCGGGCGCGTGCCCGCCCTCGTCGAGCCACAGCGCGCCCGGCTCGAGCACCGGCTGCGACTGCGCGTGCGCGACCTCCGCGAGGACGAGCGACGTCGCGATCGCGGCGAGGAGCACGACGACGCGCGTCATCGCGCACCTCCCGCCTGCGCGAGCGCGCCGCGGAGCACGATGCCGAGCCGCTCGTGCTCGCGCACCACCTCGGGCGGTACGTGCACGTGCGTGCTGTCGCGCCGCGCGCCCGGACCTGCGGGGATCACGCGCACCCAGCCGTCGCGATAGACCTGCACGATCAGGAACACCGGCAGGCCGCGCGTGCCGTGCGCGTGCGCGACGACGCGGTACTCGCCGCGCAGCGGATCGACGTCGCGCGGCAAGTACCCGGCGCTGCGCGTCGCGGCGAGCGTCTCCTCGAGCAAGCGCTCGGGATCTCGCTGCGCGGTGGGCCCCACCACGATCGGCTGGGTGCGCGAGGACGTCGCGCCACAGGCGGAGGCGAGCAACACGATGACGAGCGAGGCTGGCAAGAGGACGCGCGGCACGGCGCGAGAGTAGCGCACGGCACCGCGACCGGAAACGACGACGGCCGCTACGAATTCCGTAGCGGCCGCCGGGTGAGGGTCGCGAGCGCGATCAGAAGTGCACGAACGCGCCGGCGACGATGTTCCAACGGCTCGTCGAGACGTCGTCGCCGAAGAGCCCGTCGATCGACAGCGGCCGGAAGAACACGGTCAGCATGCCGTCGAGCAGGTCGAGCTCGGCCTGCGTCGCGAACTGGATGTCGAACACGCCGGTGTCGCCCCCGCCGAAGCAGCCGCCGATGGTGCACACCTCGTCGAACACGAGCACGCCCCCGCCGAGCACCACGCTCGGCGCGACGCGCACCGTGATCGAGCCGTTGGTCCACACGCCGAACGAGGCGGTCGCGCGCGCGCCGAACGTGAAGAAGAAGATGTCGCCGAGCTGCTGCGTGAGGTCGAGCCCGAAGCGCAGCGCGAGGTCCACGCCGCCACCGAGCAGGATCGGATCGAGCTGATAGCCGCCTTCTTCGTTGAGCACGAAGAGCGTGCCGTCGCCCTCGAGCGCGAACGACACGCCGATGCCGCCGCCCGCGTACCAGTTGCGGATCGGTGTGGTGGGCCCGATCGCGACGTCGTCCTGGGCCGCGACGCGCGGTGGCGTCAGCGCCGCGATCGACATCGCGGTGAGGAACGTCGCGAGGAGGAGCGGAGAAGAGATTCGCTTCATGTAGTCGTGATCTCCCGTCCGAGCCGAGGGCTCGGGCCGCGCAGTGTACGCACGGCGCCCGCTCGCGCCCCCTCGGTACGTCACGCGGTGAGGACGATCGGCGCGCCCTTGGTGACCACGAGCGTGTGCTCGAACTGCGCGCCGAGCGATCGATCGGTGGTGCGCAGCGTCCATCCGTCGCGGTCCTCGTAGACGTCGGTCGCGCCCAGCGTGAGGAACGGCTCGATCGTCATCACGAGGCCCTCGTGCAGGCGGGTGCGATCGAAGCGGTGCTCGACGTTCGAGACGTGCGGGTCCTCGTGGATGTGGCGCCCGACGCCGTGCCCGCCGAGGGTGCGCACCACGCGCAGGCCGTGACGCTTCGCGCGGCGCTCGACGGTGCGACCGATCATGCGCAGCGGCTCGCCGGCGCGCGCCGCCTGCATCGCCTCTTCCTGCGCCTTCTTGGTCGCCCAGAGCAGCAGCTTCGCGCGCGACGACACGTCGCCCACCGCGTAGCTCGCGCCGCAGTCGGCCCAGTAGCCGTCGATCACGCAGCTGACGTCGATGTTCACGAGATCGCCGGCGCGGATCACGACCTTCTGGCTGGGGATGCCGTGCGCGATCGCGTCGTTGACGCTGATGCACGTCCAGCCCGGGAAGTCGTAGGCGACCTGGGGCGCCGATCGCGCGCCGTGCGCGCGCAGCACGTCGCGCCCGATCGCGTCGAGGTCCGCGGTGGTGAGCCCGGGCGCGAGGGCCCGGGCCATCGCGTCGCGGGCCTCGGCCGCCGCGCGCGCCGCGCGCTTGAGGGCCGCGAGATCGTCGTCGTGCTCGATCGTCATGCGCCCAATCTACTCGGTCGTGTCGGATCGACGAGCGACTTTACGCGCGACGAGGTGCGCTGCAGAATGAATGGCCATTCATCGGAGGCGGCACATGGGCAACGCGTGGATCATCGAGGCGGCGCGCACGCCGCGCGGGCGCGGGAAGATGGGCAAGGGCGCGCTGACCGGCGTGCACCCGCAGGAGCTGCTCGCGCAGACGCTGAACGCGGTGGTCGCGCGCGCGAAGGTCGACCCCACGGCGATCGAGGACGTGGTCGCGGGCACGGTGTCGCAGGCGAAGGAGCAGGGTGCGTGCATCGCGCGCAACGCGGTGCTCGCGGCGGGCCTGCCCGACGACGTGACCGGCGTGTCGCTCAATCGCTTCTGCGGCTCGGGCCTGCAGGCGGTGAACTTCGCGGCGATGGGCGTCGCGAGCGGGCACCAGGGCCTGGTGATCGCGGGCGGCGTCGAGAGCATGTCGCGCGTCCCGATGGGCTCGGACGAGGGCGGCATCGACGGCAACAACCCGCACCTGCGCAAGAAGGTCTTCCAGGTCCCGCAGGGGATCAGCGGCGATCTGATCGCGACGATCGAAGGCTTCTCGCGCGAGGAGCTCGATCGCTTCGCGCTCGCGTCGCAGCAGAAGGCGGAGGTCGCGCAGAAGGAAGGTCGCTTCGCGCGCGCGCTGGTGCCGGTGAAGGATCCCGAGACCGGCAAGGTGCTGCTCGAGCACGACGAGATGCCGCGTCACGGCACGACGTACGAGGCGCTCGCGAAGCTCGAGGGGAGCTTCGTCGGCATGGGCGCGGCGCCGGTCGGGCCGAACGGCGAGACGCTCGATCAGATCGCGCTCGCGCGATATCCGCACGTCAACGCGATCCAGCACGTGCACACCGCGGGCAACTCGAGCGGCATCGTCGACGGTGCGTGCGCGGTGCTGCTCGCGAGCGACGAGGCGGTGAAGGCGCATGGTCTGAAGCCGCGCGGTCGCATCCGCGCGATGGCCACGGCGGGCGCGGAGCCCGTGATCATGCTGACCGCGCCGGCGCCGGCGTCGGCCCGCGCGCTGAAGAAGGCGGGCATGACCGCGAAGGACATCGATCTCTGGGAGATCAACGAGGCGTTCGCGACGGTGCCCCTCGAGACGATGAAGAAGCTCGACGTCGATCCCGCGAAGGTGAACGTGAACGGCGGCGCGATCGCGCTGGGCCATCCGCTCGGCGCGACCGGCGCGATGCTGCTGCAGACCGCGCTCGACGAGCTCGAGCGGCGCGGGCTCGCGACGGCGCTGATCACGCTGTGCATCGGTGGTGGGATGGGCATCGCGACGATCATCGAGCGCGTGTGATCGGGAGCGCCTCGGCGTGAGGCGCGAGGGGGTGCTCGCGGGCTGCTGTGCGAGAGGCCGCGAGCGTCGGGAAGCGGGGGGCGCATCGCGGCGCGCGCTGCGCGCTCTGCCGCGATGCTGTCGTCAGTCTGTGGTCGGCCTCTGCGAGCCCCCGTCGCACGAGGCCGCCGGACCCACCCCCTCGCGCCCGATACCGCGGTTCTTGCCGTCTCGATCGGTTTGGGTGGGGTGGCTCGCGCGCTTCGCCGCGGCCCGGACGCTCGCGGGTAGCATCGCGCGTCGCGCGTGTGCGCACTGCGCGCGGGGCGCGTGATCGGTCCGGTGATGGGTCGTGGCTCCTGGGCGATCGCGCGGTTCGGCGTACGATGCGCGCGTCGATGCTTCGCGCTTGCGTGCTCTCGTTCGCGATCTTCGTCGTGCCTTCGCTCGGGTCGGCGCAGGACGTGACGGTCTCGCGCGGGGTCGTGCTGCCGGGCTACGAAGTCGTCGTCGCGCCGCGTGAGGGTGCGCCGCGCACGCTCTGCGAGCCCTCGTGCGAGCTCTCGCTGCCGCGCGGCGAGGTGCGGCTCGGGTGGCGGCGCGGCGATGCGATCGAGTGGCAGCGCGACGTGCATCTGACGAACGATCTGCGCGTCGATCTCCGGCTCGAGGATCGATCGCTCCTGCGCGGCACCGGTCACGCGCTCCTGATCGCGGCGGGCGTGCTGCTCGGCGCGGTCGCGATCGTCGGCATCGCGACCGAGCCGCAGCCACCGGACTACGGGTGGTTCGGCGATCGTCACGGGCTCGTGTTCGCGGGGATCGCGGGCGGCGTGGTGATCGCGCTCGGCGTGCCCGGCATCGCGCTCTCGCTCGTGTTCGAGCGCGACGAGCCGGCGCTCGAGCTCGTGCCCGTCGACTGAGATACCGTGTCGTCGTGCAAGCTCGACGTGCGGTCGTCAGACCGCGGCGAGCTTCGGCACGAAGGGCGTGCGCGTTCGCGCCACGCTGATCATCGCGCCGAGGAGCTTGCGCATCGCAGCGACGATCGCGAGCTTCTTCGGCTTCCCGGCAGCGACCAAGCGCGCGTAGAACGCCTTCAGCCACGGGTTGTGAGTGACTGCGCGCAGCGTCGGCATCCACAGTTTCGCGCGGAGGTCGGCATCGCCCATCGTGCACGCGTGGCCTCGGAGTGGCTGCCGCTTGCCCGAGTGGTTCACGAGCGGGGCGACGCCGACGTATGCCGCCAACGCCGCGGCCGTCTTGAAGGCCCCGAAGTCGATGGAGGCGATCATCCGCGCTGCTGTGTTGTCACCGATGCCGTCGATGGTCGTCAGCAGCTTGCCGACCTCGTGCCGGTCCAGGCTCTGGCCGATGTCCTCGTCGAGTTTCTTGATGCGCTTTCGCAGCGTCGCGATGTCTTCGCACGCGTACCGGATCTGAAGCTCGTACACCGTGCCCTGGTGGCGTCCGACGCTGGTCTTGGCGGCCTCGCAGAGCGCCTGCGCGAGCTCGAGGCCGATGACATGGCGAGCGTCGTACTTCAGCTCGGCCAGCGCGTTCGGGTCAGCAGCGCGGAACTTGTCGGCGGTCGGGCATGCGACGAGCAGCGTGGTCGAGGTGGCCGACGCGACGTCGCGCACGTGTTCGGTGAACTCGGGAAACGTCAGGTCGAGCGCACGATGCAGTTGACGCGTGCGATCACCGAGGTCCTGCACCAGTCGATCGCGCAGACGCACCAGCTCGCGCAGCTCGAGCGTCGCAGCATCTGGCATCGGCGTCGCTGCAGGCCGCTTCTGTTGAGCAAACCGCGATGCCGACTGCATCCAGCGCGTCGGTCTTGGCGCGGCGCAGATCCTCCGCCGCGAATCGCGACGTGCGCATCGGGTTCAGCAGCGCGATCTGGAAGCCGGCCGCGAAGAGGAACGCGAACAGGTTCTGCCAGTAGTGCCCCGTCGCCTCCATCGCGACGAACACGTCGGCAGGCTCACCGAGGAGCGAGCGCAGTCGGTCGTACCCCGACGCATCCTCGGAGAACGGCGTCGGCTTGCACACCGGCTTGCCGGCCTCGTCCACGATCGCGACCACGTGCTTCTCCGAACCGATGTCGATTCCGACGAATCTCATGTTCCTCTCGAGCTCGTAACTGCGTCCTTGGGAGCCTCGGAGCCGAGCTTCGTGCCCATGCTTGTCCATGCGAGGACGGTGGACGAGCCACGCCTCTGGATACCGTTCGAGCAAAGAAACTCGGTCGAGGGCGCCAATCTCAGTAACGGGGACGATGCCCCAAGCCGCCTGCGGCGACCCTCTCCCGAAACCGCTGACCGGCAGCCCTACCACGGCGGGCGATCGGCCGGTGCACTAGATACAAGCCGGCCGCGAAGAGGAACGCGAACAGGTTCTGCCAGTAGTGCCCCGTCGCCTCCATCGCGACGAACACGTCGGCAGGCTCACCGAGGAGCGAGCGCAGTCGGTCGTACCCCGACGCATCCTCGGAGAACGGCGTCGGCTTGCACACCGGCTTGCCGGCCTCGTCCACGATCGCGACCACGTGCTTCTCCGAACCGATGTCGATTCCGACGAATCTCATGTTCCTCTCGAGCTCGTAACTGCGTCCTTGGGAGCCTCGGAGCCGAGCTTCGTGCCCATGCTTGTCCATGCGAGGACGGTGGACGAGCCACGCCTCTGGATACCGTTCGAGCAAAGAAACTCGGTCGAGGGCGCCAATCTCAGTAACGGGGACGATGCCCCAAGCCGCCTGCGGCGACCCTCTCCCGAAACCGCTGACCGGCAGCCCTACCACGGCGGGCGATCGGCCGGTGCACTAGATACAAGTCCCTACCGGAGTGCTCGTCCCGGCGGTCCCGGACGGGAGCGCGCGAAGCGCGCGGAGGGCAGGGACCGTCGGGCGAGCCGATTTTCGGCAGTCCTCACCGGGGTGCTCGTCCCGGCGGTCCCGGACGGGAGCGCGCGAAGCGCGCGGAGGGTAGGGACCGTCGGGCGAGCCGATTTTCGCAGTCCCTACCGGAGTGCTCGTCCCGGCCCGGACGGACCGGCGGAATCGACTGATCTCGCGCGGGCTGCTAGACGTTCGCTCGACGCGCGCCGCCGCGCGTCGACGATGACCGCCTCTCTCTGATCCACGTCACCGCATCTCGCGCAGCGAGCACGCCTCTCGAGCGTGCGCGCGTGATGCTCACGTCGGCTCCGATGAGAGAGAAGGTTCGTATGAGAAAGCTGAAGTACCACGTCGGGCTCACGCTCGACGGGTTCCTCGCGCACGAGGACGACACGTACGAAGGGTTCCTGAACGAAGGCGAGCACGTCGACGAGTTCTTCGACTCGTTCCGCACCAGCGACATCGTGCTGATGGGCCGCAAGACCTACGAGGTCGGGCTGCGGATGGGCGTGACCAGCCCCTATCCGATGCTCCGCCAGTACGTGTTCTCGCGATCGCTCGAGCGCTCGCCCGACCCCGCGGTCGAGCTGGTGCGCGACGATGCCGCGGGCCGCGTGCGCGCGCTGAAACGAGAGGACGGCAAGGACATCTGGCTCTGCGGCGGCGGTGAGCTCGCGAGCACGCTGCTCGAGGCCGACCTCGTCGACGAGATCATCGTGAAGCTCTATCCGGTCGTGTTCGGCAAGGGCATCCCGATGTTCGCGCGATCGCTGCAGCGCGCGCTCTCGCTGCGATCGACGAAGTCGTACGCGAACGGCGTGCAGCTGCTCACCTACTCGGTCACGCGCTGATCCGATCGCGCTCGGCGAGGGCATCTCGTCCTCGCCGAGCGCGCGCTCGTGACGAGTCGCGCCCGGTGCCGCCAACCACGAATCGGGGGGGCGTGATGGGCGGGTCACGTGATCGCGCCCCGGCGCGATCGAGTAGCCTCGTCGGAGTGACCGCTGCAGCGCGCTCGCGCGACGCCCCGTTCGTCGTGCCCGATCTCGAGGCGCCGATCGATCTCGAGTCGCGCCTCGCGCGTTGTCCGGTCGCCGAGGTGAAGGGCCTCTTCTTCGAGCCGATCGCCGAGCGCACCCGCCGCATCGGCAAGCCGGTGGGGCGCGCGCGTTATCTCGCGTTCCGCGGCTATCCGCTCACCGAGTGGCTCGCGTTCCTCGCCGCGGCCTCGCACGCGCTCTATCCGACGTTGCCTCCGCGCGAAGGCCTGCGTCGCGTCGGCTGGGGCGCGTACGACGGCTTCGTGCAGAG is a window encoding:
- a CDS encoding lycopene cyclase family protein produces the protein MRYDLAIVGAGASGLALAHELLASPLRDRSIVIVERDATDDDQRTFSYWTERATPFDDLVHRRWDRLRFASPWLDRTLALAPFRYETVRGIHLLEHLRTELAKAPRAEWKTGVVRGAIEDAGDHARFELEGRTIEARWVFDSRFRHADLQVDPRRHHLMHQVFEGWIVETDHDAFDVAVPTMFDFRDHDMRFFYVLPYDARRALVEHVRMRPEPAERALRSYVEDVLGLPSGSYRVRAREGGTSALTDAPFERRLGARVMAIGRRGGLLKPTTGYAFTRILDDSRAIVRSLETHGHPFDVPPRRRLYAWLDAVMLELMQTRGDRMARLFTEMFRRNPAPRLLRFLDERASWRELAMLVGSMPIGLPLMAAMRLTMRRL
- the map gene encoding type I methionyl aminopeptidase; translated protein: MTIEHDDDLAALKRAARAAAEARDAMARALAPGLTTADLDAIGRDVLRAHGARSAPQVAYDFPGWTCISVNDAIAHGIPSQKVVIRAGDLVNIDVSCVIDGYWADCGASYAVGDVSSRAKLLLWATKKAQEEAMQAARAGEPLRMIGRTVERRAKRHGLRVVRTLGGHGVGRHIHEDPHVSNVEHRFDRTRLHEGLVMTIEPFLTLGATDVYEDRDGWTLRTTDRSLGAQFEHTLVVTKGAPIVLTA
- a CDS encoding DUF2378 family protein → MTAAARSRDAPFVVPDLEAPIDLESRLARCPVAEVKGLFFEPIAERTRRIGKPVGRARYLAFRGYPLTEWLAFLAAASHALYPTLPPREGLRRVGWGAYDGFVQSTVGAVLFGLAGKSPELAVPLVGRAYELVRAHGVVRILEHGPGRAVFSYRDFWDWPDAWHLGVLEGALRVFRLRGDVRVRVHGERDADLELRWR
- a CDS encoding acetyl-CoA C-acetyltransferase yields the protein MGNAWIIEAARTPRGRGKMGKGALTGVHPQELLAQTLNAVVARAKVDPTAIEDVVAGTVSQAKEQGACIARNAVLAAGLPDDVTGVSLNRFCGSGLQAVNFAAMGVASGHQGLVIAGGVESMSRVPMGSDEGGIDGNNPHLRKKVFQVPQGISGDLIATIEGFSREELDRFALASQQKAEVAQKEGRFARALVPVKDPETGKVLLEHDEMPRHGTTYEALAKLEGSFVGMGAAPVGPNGETLDQIALARYPHVNAIQHVHTAGNSSGIVDGACAVLLASDEAVKAHGLKPRGRIRAMATAGAEPVIMLTAPAPASARALKKAGMTAKDIDLWEINEAFATVPLETMKKLDVDPAKVNVNGGAIALGHPLGATGAMLLQTALDELERRGLATALITLCIGGGMGIATIIERV
- a CDS encoding IS110 family transposase; this translates as MRFVGIDIGSEKHVVAIVDEAGKPVCKPTPFSEDASGYDRLRSLLGEPADVFVAMEATGHYWQNLFAFLFAAGLYLVHRPIARRGRAAGQRFRERVAAGGLGHRPRY
- a CDS encoding IS110 family transposase, yielding MDKHGHEARLRGSQGRSYELERNMRFVGIDIGSEKHVVAIVDEAGKPVCKPTPFSEDASGYDRLRSLLGEPADVFVAMEATGHYWQNLFAFLFAAGFQIALLNPMRTSRFAAEDLRRAKTDALDAVGIAVCSTEAACSDADARCCDARAARAGASARSTGAGPR
- a CDS encoding transposase — encoded protein: MPDAATLELRELVRLRDRLVQDLGDRTRQLHRALDLTFPEFTEHVRDVASATSTTLLVACPTADKFRAADPNALAELKYDARHVIGLELAQALCEAAKTSVGRHQGTVYELQIRYACEDIATLRKRIKKLDEDIGQSLDRHEVGKLLTTIDGIGDNTAARMIASIDFGAFKTAAALAAYVGVAPLVNHSGKRQPLRGHACTMGDADLRAKLWMPTLRAVTHNPWLKAFYARLVAAGKPKKLAIVAAMRKLLGAMISVARTRTPFVPKLAAV
- a CDS encoding dihydrofolate reductase family protein; the protein is MRKLKYHVGLTLDGFLAHEDDTYEGFLNEGEHVDEFFDSFRTSDIVLMGRKTYEVGLRMGVTSPYPMLRQYVFSRSLERSPDPAVELVRDDAAGRVRALKREDGKDIWLCGGGELASTLLEADLVDEIIVKLYPVVFGKGIPMFARSLQRALSLRSTKSYANGVQLLTYSVTR